One Clupea harengus chromosome 11, Ch_v2.0.2, whole genome shotgun sequence DNA window includes the following coding sequences:
- the LOC105895124 gene encoding 60S ribosomal protein L30 yields the protein MVAAKKTKKSLESINSRLQLVMKSGKYVLGYRQTLKMIRQGKAKLVILANNTPALRKSEIEYYAMLAKTGVHHYSGNNIELGTACGKYFRVCTLAIIDPGDSDIIRSMPDQQQPGEK from the exons ATGGTAGCCGCAAAGAAAACG AAAAAGTCCCTGGAGTCCATCAACTCTCGGCTCCAGTTGGTGATGAAAAGCGGGAAATATGTCTTGGGCTACAGACAGACGCTTAAAATGATCCGACAGGGCAAGGCCAAGCTGGTCATTCTGGCCAACAACACCCCAGCTCTGAG AAAATCTGAAATTGAGTATTATGCCATGCTGGCCAAGACGGGAGTCCATCACTACAGCGGGAACAACATTGAGCTGGGTACAGCCTGTGGTAAATACTTCAGGGTGTGCACACTGGCTATCATTGATCCTG GTGATTCCGACATCATCAGGAGCATgcccgaccagcagcagccggGCGAGAAGTAA